A window of the Roseburia sp. 831b genome harbors these coding sequences:
- a CDS encoding NUDIX hydrolase codes for MFEVTLITDEYEEGKKIRTRTAVRSILSYQGKLVMVETNCGDYKFPGGGVEPGETELEALRREIQEETGYIDVEIKELAGTAFEQNIDPDEPDTFFQMKSIYYNCKLLSEKRAPGVLDDYEEKLGFHPCFITAEECYQRNHALVEKGFASPKEIPWLERETNVLHKIRKNF; via the coding sequence ATGTTTGAGGTTACATTGATTACAGATGAATATGAGGAAGGCAAAAAGATTCGCACAAGGACAGCAGTCCGCAGTATCCTTTCTTATCAGGGAAAACTGGTGATGGTTGAGACAAACTGCGGAGATTATAAATTTCCGGGCGGAGGTGTAGAACCGGGAGAGACCGAGTTAGAGGCACTAAGACGTGAAATCCAGGAAGAAACCGGATATATCGATGTTGAGATTAAAGAATTGGCGGGAACCGCCTTTGAACAAAATATTGACCCGGATGAACCAGATACCTTTTTTCAGATGAAATCAATTTATTATAACTGCAAGTTATTAAGTGAAAAGAGAGCACCCGGGGTATTGGATGATTACGAGGAAAAATTAGGCTTTCATCCATGCTTTATTACCGCAGAGGAATGTTATCAAAGAAATCATGCCCTGGTAGAAAAGGGGTTTGCAAGCCCAAAAGAGATTCCGTGGTTAGAGCGGGAAACAAATGTGTTACATAAAATACGGAAGAACTTTTAA
- a CDS encoding pyridoxamine 5'-phosphate oxidase family protein has product MNDFRKMRRFKQEITPEECVEVLKTAPRGIMAFHGENGYPYAIPLNQYYNETDGKLYFHGAKQGLKLDLMAGNPKVCFTVMDDGFIKEGDWALNIKSVVCLGRLETVTDSDKILETCQMLARKFFPTEEAIEEEIAKSLDRVNVFAMTIDRMTGKLVNES; this is encoded by the coding sequence ATGAATGATTTTAGAAAAATGAGACGGTTCAAGCAGGAAATCACCCCGGAAGAATGCGTTGAGGTGCTGAAAACTGCCCCTCGCGGGATTATGGCATTTCACGGAGAAAATGGGTATCCTTACGCAATTCCGTTAAATCAATATTATAATGAAACAGATGGAAAATTATATTTTCATGGAGCAAAACAGGGACTAAAGCTGGATTTGATGGCTGGTAACCCTAAGGTCTGCTTTACTGTGATGGACGATGGTTTTATCAAGGAGGGCGACTGGGCGCTGAATATAAAAAGTGTGGTCTGCCTTGGAAGGCTTGAGACTGTTACAGATTCTGACAAAATATTAGAAACCTGCCAGATGTTAGCAAGAAAATTTTTTCCAACCGAAGAAGCCATCGAGGAAGAAATCGCAAAATCTTTAGACCGGGTCAATGTCTTTGCCATGACAATCGACCGGATGACGGGAAAACTGGTAAATGAATCCTAA
- a CDS encoding glycosyltransferase family 2 protein has product MIRISLCMIVKNEAKVLARCLDSIADLMDEIIIVDTGSTDETKEIAKKYTENVYDFPWNDDFASARNFSFSKATMDYIYAPDADEVLDDVNRERFFQMKQSLLPEIDIVQMKYITTQDFNTVLNAKKEYRPKLFKRLRTFTWIDPIHETVQLEPVVYDSDIEIFHMPLALHNKRDFSIFQNAFAKNGMLSDKVHRMYAKELLLTGSDEDFLDAKEIFAHTLFTSNKDDLLKEASCVLARCYRIEGQVNEFFKLCLKDMLTTPCAEICCELGEYFFSCEDFEEAIMWFYNAAFETESILNIHCGGDTPLYRLHDCYTAIAAFLRQSTDDALTQIQVEEYEQLASQYEEQAKNWTMPEEL; this is encoded by the coding sequence ATGATTCGGATTAGTTTATGTATGATTGTAAAAAATGAGGCTAAGGTGCTGGCAAGATGCTTAGACTCCATCGCCGATTTGATGGACGAGATTATCATCGTTGACACCGGCTCTACCGACGAGACCAAAGAGATTGCGAAAAAATATACCGAAAACGTTTACGATTTCCCGTGGAATGATGACTTTGCATCTGCGAGGAACTTTTCTTTTTCCAAGGCAACCATGGATTACATCTATGCGCCGGACGCCGACGAAGTCTTAGATGATGTAAACCGGGAACGCTTTTTCCAGATGAAGCAGTCCCTGCTCCCGGAAATCGATATTGTACAGATGAAATATATTACAACGCAGGATTTTAATACAGTGTTAAATGCAAAAAAAGAATACCGTCCAAAACTGTTCAAACGTTTGCGCACCTTCACCTGGATTGACCCAATCCACGAGACGGTGCAGCTTGAACCTGTGGTTTATGACAGCGACATTGAGATTTTCCATATGCCGCTTGCGCTCCACAACAAGCGCGATTTTTCGATTTTCCAAAATGCATTTGCTAAAAATGGTATGTTGTCCGACAAGGTTCACCGCATGTATGCAAAGGAACTTCTTTTGACTGGCTCGGATGAGGATTTTCTTGACGCAAAAGAAATCTTTGCGCACACCCTTTTTACCTCTAATAAGGATGACCTTTTAAAAGAAGCTTCCTGTGTCCTGGCAAGATGTTATCGAATCGAAGGACAGGTCAATGAATTTTTCAAACTTTGCTTAAAGGATATGCTGACCACTCCATGTGCGGAAATCTGTTGTGAACTGGGCGAATACTTCTTTTCCTGTGAAGATTTTGAGGAAGCGATTATGTGGTTCTACAATGCTGCTTTTGAGACGGAAAGCATTTTGAATATCCACTGTGGCGGCGATACGCCACTTTACCGCTTACATGACTGTTACACTGCGATTGCAGCTTTTCTTAGACAGTCCACGGATGACGCGCTGACGCAGATTCAGGTGGAGGAATACGAACAGCTTGCCAGCCAGTATGAAGAACAGGCGAAAAACTGGACGATGCCGGAAGAACTTTAA